The Streptomyces tendae genome has a window encoding:
- a CDS encoding helix-turn-helix domain-containing protein, which produces MTGRKDAARGTTGTGGRPGWARELLEHLRPAGRDVRRVVDWLAGAVHAEVALRDGDGGLLAGIPLPLDESVAADVASGRIASAAWDGDGRHQRLVRVGHPSGACVLAVSRGAPFDRDASDVVTHTAQVIEVLLTVHETRAAGVRLGRATADLRLAILQLLMVEDTVSARRVASGLWPGLLDAETACVYVMESDPAVRDRLAAECIERTREEALVVRCPAVDGHVIVLSPREATADDLRSVAESHPDIFVGGSVWQSLARTATAYGQAVSALAVARFRPDKTAVYAERTHPERLMDPAALRTWAARVLRPLDALPHHTRAELIATTRLGLEFTAVSTAKILGVSRNTVRARMDRVESMLGVDFDDVTVRAVVHLALHTQINLLDGQGPAGSRAGSRRLAELLSSPAVAGWARELLDRLHPDPRNVRRTLRTWIAEGANAERAAQTLGVHAQTVREHVRSAEPVLERQLLAGGTDLYEVALAHLAVGDLDRPPLAGE; this is translated from the coding sequence GTGACAGGCCGAAAGGACGCGGCGCGGGGGACGACGGGGACCGGCGGGCGCCCGGGCTGGGCGCGTGAGCTGCTCGAGCATCTGCGGCCCGCCGGGCGGGACGTCCGCAGGGTCGTCGACTGGCTGGCCGGCGCGGTGCACGCGGAGGTGGCCCTGCGCGACGGCGACGGCGGTCTGCTGGCCGGGATTCCGCTGCCGCTGGACGAGTCCGTCGCCGCCGACGTCGCCTCCGGCCGGATCGCCTCGGCCGCCTGGGACGGCGACGGACGCCACCAGCGCCTGGTGCGCGTCGGACACCCTTCGGGGGCCTGCGTGCTGGCCGTCTCCCGCGGGGCGCCGTTCGACCGGGACGCCTCGGACGTCGTCACCCACACCGCGCAGGTGATCGAGGTGCTGCTCACCGTCCACGAGACCCGCGCGGCCGGCGTCCGGCTCGGGCGGGCCACCGCCGACCTGCGGCTGGCCATCCTGCAGCTGCTGATGGTCGAGGACACGGTCTCCGCGCGCCGGGTCGCCTCGGGGCTCTGGCCGGGCCTGCTGGACGCCGAGACCGCGTGCGTCTACGTCATGGAGTCCGACCCCGCCGTGCGGGACCGGCTGGCCGCCGAGTGCATCGAACGCACCCGCGAGGAGGCGCTGGTCGTGCGGTGCCCCGCCGTGGACGGCCATGTGATCGTCCTCAGCCCGCGCGAGGCCACCGCCGACGACCTGCGGTCCGTGGCGGAGAGCCACCCGGACATCTTCGTCGGGGGCAGCGTGTGGCAGAGCCTGGCGCGCACCGCCACCGCCTACGGACAGGCCGTCAGCGCCCTGGCCGTGGCCCGTTTCCGGCCCGACAAGACGGCCGTGTACGCCGAGCGCACCCACCCCGAGCGGCTGATGGATCCCGCCGCCCTGCGCACCTGGGCGGCGCGGGTGCTGCGCCCGCTCGACGCGCTGCCCCACCACACCCGCGCCGAGCTGATCGCCACCACCCGGCTCGGCCTGGAGTTCACCGCCGTCAGCACCGCGAAGATCCTGGGCGTCAGCCGCAACACCGTGCGCGCCCGCATGGACCGCGTGGAGTCCATGCTCGGGGTCGACTTCGACGACGTCACCGTGCGCGCCGTCGTGCACCTGGCGCTGCACACCCAGATCAACCTGCTGGACGGTCAGGGACCCGCGGGCTCCCGGGCGGGCTCCCGACGCCTCGCCGAGCTGCTGTCCTCCCCCGCCGTCGCCGGCTGGGCGCGGGAGCTGCTGGACCGGCTCCACCCCGACCCCCGCAACGTCCGCCGCACCCTGCGCACCTGGATCGCCGAGGGCGCCAACGCCGAGCGGGCCGCGCAGACCCTCGGTGTCCACGCCCAGACCGTGCGCGAGCACGTGCGCAGCGCCGAACCGGTCCTGGAACGCCAGCTGCTGGCCGGGGGGACCGATCTGTACGAGGTGGCCCTGGCCCATCTGGCGGTCGGTGACCTGGACCGGCCGCCCCTCGCGGGGGAGTGA
- a CDS encoding L-threonylcarbamoyladenylate synthase — translation MAKYFDVHPDNPQPRTIGQIAAAIRDDALIAYPTDSCYALGCRLGSRTGTDRIRAIRKLDDRHHFTLVCRDFAQLGQFVRIDNDVFRAVKASTPGRYTFILPATKEVPRMLQHPKKKTVGVRIPDHVVTQALLAELGEPLLSSTLLLPGEDEPMTQGWEIKDRLDHEVDAVLDSGDCGTEPTTVIDFSGGEAEIVRVGAGDVSRFE, via the coding sequence ATGGCCAAGTACTTCGACGTGCATCCTGACAATCCCCAGCCGCGCACCATCGGCCAGATCGCCGCCGCCATCCGCGACGACGCCCTGATCGCGTACCCCACGGACTCCTGCTACGCGCTCGGCTGCCGTCTGGGCAGCCGCACCGGCACCGACCGCATCCGCGCCATCCGCAAGCTGGACGACCGGCACCACTTCACGCTGGTGTGCCGGGACTTCGCGCAGCTCGGCCAGTTCGTACGGATCGACAACGACGTCTTCCGCGCGGTCAAGGCGTCGACGCCGGGCCGCTACACGTTCATCCTGCCCGCGACGAAGGAGGTGCCGCGCATGCTGCAGCACCCCAAGAAGAAGACCGTGGGCGTGCGCATCCCCGACCACGTGGTCACCCAGGCGCTGCTGGCGGAGCTGGGTGAGCCGCTGCTGTCCAGCACGCTGCTGCTGCCCGGCGAGGACGAGCCGATGACCCAGGGCTGGGAGATCAAGGACCGCCTCGACCACGAGGTGGACGCGGTGCTGGACTCCGGCGACTGCGGCACCGAGCCGACCACGGTGATCGACTTCTCCGGTGGCGAGGCGGAGATCGTGCGGGTGGGCGCGGGCGACGTCTCGCGCTTCGAGTGA
- a CDS encoding dienelactone hydrolase family protein: MTDVRGTEVRVPTDDGTADAYLARHADGAPRPAVLCFTDAFGLRPTVRKAADRLAAAGYTVLVPNLFHRRGPAPVVDVPAFVDAGARAEVFRHLAPALEELTPERATGDAGAYLAWLAGRPETAEGPAALVGYCMGAGLALRAAGAFPDRVAAVAGFHGGRLATDAPDSPHLAAGRITAEVYLGHADQDPSLPPEQIERLEQALTDAGVRHRCEVYTGARHGFTQSDTESYDEKADERHWTELVGLLDRTFRPAS, translated from the coding sequence ATGACGGACGTGCGGGGGACCGAGGTCCGGGTCCCGACGGACGACGGCACGGCGGACGCGTACCTGGCGCGTCACGCGGACGGCGCGCCCCGGCCGGCGGTGCTGTGCTTCACCGACGCCTTCGGGCTGCGCCCGACGGTGCGGAAGGCGGCCGACCGGCTGGCGGCGGCCGGGTACACGGTGCTGGTGCCGAACCTCTTCCACCGGCGGGGGCCCGCTCCGGTGGTCGACGTGCCCGCGTTCGTCGACGCCGGGGCGCGGGCCGAGGTGTTCCGGCACCTGGCACCGGCGTTGGAGGAGCTGACGCCGGAGCGGGCGACGGGTGACGCGGGGGCGTACCTCGCGTGGCTCGCCGGGCGGCCGGAGACGGCCGAGGGCCCGGCGGCCCTGGTCGGCTACTGCATGGGCGCGGGCCTGGCGCTGCGCGCGGCCGGCGCCTTCCCCGACCGGGTGGCGGCCGTGGCGGGCTTCCACGGCGGCCGGCTGGCGACGGACGCCCCGGACAGCCCGCACCTGGCGGCCGGACGGATCACGGCCGAGGTGTACCTCGGGCACGCGGACCAGGACCCGTCCCTGCCGCCGGAGCAGATCGAGCGGCTGGAGCAGGCGCTGACGGACGCCGGTGTGCGGCACCGCTGCGAGGTGTACACCGGGGCCCGGCACGGCTTCACCCAGTCCGACACGGAGTCCTACGACGAGAAGGCCGACGAACGCCACTGGACGGAGTTGGTCGGCCTGTTGGACCGCACCTTCCGGCCCGCGTCGTGA
- a CDS encoding metallophosphoesterase family protein, which translates to MSDSSRDTAEGAGWGASERGEYPRLMPHQTEKISWLDPRMLWAARNGVLASWFGDPTGEVRARWAAQRAAAGAPADRVVRRDDPDRFSFLVIGDTGEGGDPQYAVVPGLLEEGRDTAFAVLASDVIYPVGSADDYGPKFFQPYRDYQAPIYAIPGNHDWYEDLAGFMRVFCDDAPPLPPAPAPRPLGRAWLRSLLWHRPRPGDGARLDEARKLRSSPAQRAVQPGPYWAIDAGPVRIVGIDTGLLGTIDAEQGAWLREVSRDPRPKILVTGSPLYVDGEHHPCPIDGGGTVDDVVRDPAHRYVAVIGGDIHNYQRYPVRLDDGRTLQYVVAGGGGAFTHATHTIPRVDVAGVTEADFRCYPLRGDSLAFYSALYGRRTRLRRFFALTEAEAAAVVAQRLGIGPTRAPGAPARVTRRMRWVAGLLGTGRRPDRGKRFRLPVRKAYQSLFSPGSATYSPPFFKSFLRIDVSPEAIRLRCLAATGQRAQEVAPPVEDEVTIPLT; encoded by the coding sequence GTGTCCGACTCCTCACGCGACACCGCCGAGGGCGCCGGCTGGGGCGCCTCCGAACGCGGTGAGTACCCGCGGCTGATGCCGCACCAGACCGAGAAGATCTCCTGGCTGGACCCGAGAATGCTGTGGGCCGCCCGCAACGGCGTCCTGGCCTCCTGGTTCGGCGACCCCACCGGTGAGGTCCGGGCCCGCTGGGCGGCCCAGCGGGCGGCGGCCGGGGCGCCCGCCGACCGGGTCGTCCGGCGCGACGACCCGGACCGGTTCTCCTTCCTCGTCATCGGCGACACCGGCGAGGGCGGCGACCCCCAGTACGCGGTCGTGCCGGGCCTGTTGGAGGAGGGCCGGGACACCGCCTTCGCCGTGCTCGCCAGCGACGTCATCTACCCGGTGGGCAGCGCCGACGACTACGGCCCGAAGTTCTTCCAGCCGTACCGGGACTACCAGGCGCCGATCTACGCGATACCGGGCAACCACGACTGGTACGAGGACCTGGCCGGCTTCATGCGGGTCTTCTGCGACGACGCCCCGCCGCTGCCGCCCGCCCCCGCGCCGCGTCCTCTCGGCCGGGCCTGGCTGCGCTCCCTGCTGTGGCACCGGCCCCGCCCCGGCGACGGCGCGCGGCTGGACGAGGCGCGGAAGCTGCGCTCCTCCCCCGCCCAGCGGGCCGTGCAGCCGGGACCGTACTGGGCGATCGACGCGGGTCCGGTACGGATCGTCGGCATCGACACCGGGCTGCTCGGCACGATCGACGCCGAGCAGGGCGCGTGGCTGCGGGAGGTGTCCCGCGATCCGCGCCCGAAGATCCTCGTGACCGGCTCGCCCCTGTACGTGGACGGCGAGCACCACCCGTGCCCGATCGACGGCGGCGGCACCGTCGACGACGTCGTCCGCGACCCGGCGCACCGGTATGTGGCCGTGATAGGCGGCGACATCCACAACTACCAGCGCTACCCGGTGCGCCTGGACGACGGCCGCACCCTGCAGTACGTGGTGGCGGGCGGCGGCGGGGCGTTCACGCACGCCACCCACACCATCCCCCGGGTGGACGTCGCCGGGGTCACCGAGGCGGACTTCCGCTGCTACCCGCTGCGCGGCGACTCCCTCGCCTTCTACAGCGCGCTGTACGGGCGGCGGACGCGGCTGCGCCGGTTCTTCGCGCTGACCGAGGCGGAGGCTGCGGCTGTGGTCGCCCAACGGCTCGGGATCGGACCGACCCGCGCGCCGGGCGCGCCGGCCCGGGTCACCCGCCGGATGCGGTGGGTCGCGGGGCTGCTGGGCACCGGCCGCCGGCCGGACCGGGGCAAACGGTTCCGGCTTCCCGTGCGCAAGGCCTACCAGTCCCTGTTCTCGCCCGGTTCGGCCACGTACAGCCCGCCGTTCTTCAAGTCCTTCCTGCGGATCGACGTGAGCCCGGAGGCGATACGGCTGCGCTGCCTCGCGGCGACCGGGCAGCGGGCGCAGGAGGTCGCCCCGCCCGTGGAGGACGAGGTGACCATCCCGCTGACCTGA
- a CDS encoding TauD/TfdA dioxygenase family protein, with the protein MTDSGAGTDQEYEGKVEVRPAAGHIGADVTGVDLAGDLDDATVAGIRAAVLRWKVVFFRGQRLDHAGHVALARRFGEPVVLPRRGSASPPDFPEIETTADRLELGGRFGMDHDEWLRRRRHTVLRGWHCDHGARVDPPAATILRAETVPPYGGDTTWANLAAAYAGLSAPVREFADRLRAEHRLGVGYQPRPGDDAYLRHLLDHQTATEHPLVRVHPETGERILFVNGYYVEQITGLSRPESRAVLEMLLEQATRPEYTVRLRWEPGTVAFWDNRATIHLAPGDTAHLDHPRIMHRVMLSGDVPVGVDGRPSRPLTGTAPGRW; encoded by the coding sequence ATGACGGACAGCGGTGCCGGGACGGACCAGGAGTACGAGGGGAAGGTGGAGGTGCGCCCCGCGGCCGGGCACATCGGGGCCGACGTCACCGGGGTGGACCTGGCCGGCGACCTCGACGACGCCACGGTCGCCGGGATCAGGGCGGCGGTACTGCGCTGGAAGGTGGTGTTCTTCCGCGGCCAGCGCCTCGACCACGCCGGGCATGTGGCGCTGGCCCGCCGCTTCGGCGAACCCGTCGTCCTGCCCCGCCGGGGCTCGGCCTCCCCGCCGGACTTCCCCGAGATCGAGACCACCGCCGACCGGCTGGAGCTCGGCGGCCGCTTCGGCATGGACCACGACGAGTGGCTGCGACGGCGCCGCCACACCGTGCTGCGTGGCTGGCACTGCGACCACGGCGCCCGGGTCGACCCGCCCGCCGCGACGATCCTGCGCGCCGAGACCGTGCCGCCCTACGGCGGCGACACCACCTGGGCGAACCTGGCCGCCGCCTACGCCGGACTGTCCGCACCCGTACGGGAGTTCGCCGACCGGCTGCGCGCCGAGCACCGGCTGGGCGTCGGCTACCAGCCGCGGCCCGGCGACGACGCCTACCTGCGCCACCTGCTGGACCACCAGACCGCCACCGAGCACCCGCTGGTGCGCGTCCACCCCGAGACGGGGGAGCGCATCCTGTTCGTCAACGGCTACTACGTCGAGCAGATCACCGGCCTGTCCCGCCCGGAGAGCCGGGCGGTCCTGGAGATGCTGCTGGAGCAGGCCACCCGGCCCGAGTACACCGTGCGCCTGCGCTGGGAGCCGGGCACCGTGGCGTTCTGGGACAACCGGGCCACCATCCACCTGGCCCCCGGCGACACGGCCCACCTGGACCACCCGCGGATCATGCACCGCGTGATGCTCTCCGGGGACGTCCCCGTCGGCGTCGACGGCCGGCCCTCGCGGCCCCTCACCGGCACCGCGCCGGGCCGCTGGTAG
- a CDS encoding aldo/keto reductase, whose protein sequence is MTTIPQHSLNDGTTIPALGLGTWPMDDAEAERAVTGALQAGYRLIDTAANYRNETGVGRAVAGAGVPREEIVVTTKLPGRHHGYEETLASFEESRARLGLEYVDLYLIHWPLPRVDKYVGSWKAMIKLREDGLVRSIGVSNFTPAHIDRLEKETGVLPSVNQIELHPFFPQEELRAYHADKGVLTESWSPLGRGSRLLDDLAVAAVADAHGVTPAQAVLRWHVQVGALPVPKSSAPERQRANLDVFGFELDDAQMRTVSDRAHRRIGGDPEVHEEF, encoded by the coding sequence GTGACGACCATCCCGCAGCACAGCCTCAACGACGGCACCACGATCCCCGCCCTGGGCCTGGGCACCTGGCCGATGGACGACGCCGAGGCGGAACGGGCGGTGACCGGGGCCCTTCAGGCCGGTTACCGCCTGATCGACACGGCCGCCAACTACCGCAACGAGACCGGGGTCGGCCGGGCCGTGGCCGGGGCCGGCGTGCCGCGCGAGGAGATCGTCGTGACGACGAAGCTCCCCGGCCGCCACCACGGCTACGAGGAGACCCTCGCCTCCTTCGAGGAGTCCCGGGCCCGGCTCGGCCTGGAGTACGTCGACCTCTACCTGATCCACTGGCCGCTCCCCCGCGTCGACAAGTACGTCGGCTCCTGGAAGGCGATGATCAAGCTCCGCGAGGACGGGCTGGTCCGGTCGATCGGCGTCTCCAACTTCACGCCGGCCCACATCGACCGGCTGGAGAAGGAGACCGGGGTGCTGCCCTCGGTCAACCAGATCGAGCTGCACCCGTTCTTCCCGCAGGAGGAACTGCGCGCCTACCACGCGGACAAGGGCGTGCTCACCGAGAGCTGGAGCCCGCTGGGCCGCGGTTCGCGGCTGCTGGACGACCTCGCGGTGGCCGCCGTCGCCGACGCGCACGGCGTGACCCCGGCGCAGGCGGTGCTGCGCTGGCACGTCCAGGTTGGCGCGCTGCCGGTCCCCAAGTCGTCCGCCCCCGAGCGGCAGCGCGCCAACCTGGACGTCTTCGGCTTCGAGCTGGACGACGCCCAGATGCGCACCGTCTCCGACCGGGCGCACCGGCGGATCGGCGGGGACCCGGAGGTGCACGAGGAGTTCTGA
- a CDS encoding DNA polymerase ligase N-terminal domain-containing protein: MGGPDRLRDYHGKRDFGRTREPRGGGRETDAGPRFVVQIHDARRMHFDFRLQVGDVLRSWSVPKGPSADPHDKRLAVPTEDHPLEYEEFEGVIPRGEYGGGTVIVWDHGTYEPLSHDRRGHAVDFARSLERGHATFRLHGSKLRGEYALTRFRGGDDGEEAWLLVRAAKGGSGGRGAPDPRRARSARTGRTLAQVAREDG, from the coding sequence GTGGGCGGACCGGACCGGTTGCGGGACTACCACGGCAAGCGGGACTTCGGCCGGACCCGGGAGCCGCGGGGCGGTGGCCGGGAGACGGATGCGGGACCCCGTTTCGTCGTGCAGATCCACGACGCGCGCCGGATGCACTTCGACTTCCGGCTCCAGGTGGGTGACGTGCTGAGGTCCTGGTCGGTGCCGAAGGGCCCGTCCGCCGACCCGCACGACAAGCGGCTGGCCGTGCCGACGGAGGACCACCCGCTGGAGTACGAGGAGTTCGAGGGCGTCATCCCGCGCGGCGAGTACGGCGGGGGCACGGTGATCGTCTGGGACCACGGCACGTACGAGCCGCTCAGTCACGACCGCCGGGGCCACGCCGTGGACTTCGCCCGCTCGCTGGAGCGCGGCCACGCCACCTTCCGGCTGCACGGCTCGAAGCTGCGCGGCGAGTACGCCCTCACCCGCTTCCGCGGCGGGGACGACGGCGAGGAGGCGTGGCTGCTGGTCCGCGCGGCCAAGGGCGGCTCGGGCGGCCGGGGCGCCCCCGATCCCCGCCGGGCCCGCTCGGCCCGCACGGGCCGCACCCTCGCGCAGGTCGCGCGGGAGGACGGCTGA
- a CDS encoding SpoIIE family protein phosphatase codes for MDDASAALVVDARGIVTGWSEGARTLTGLSADEAVGRPVRVLLADEPTEARKPGEPRQPQEPEETPPGAPLVPTGIVTVRHRDGSRVTLRLAVCPVRGPGDTDAGYVITARPAVTAETSLAGRAFQQSSLAISVLDTAHRFIRLNDAACAAMGGTEETLLGHGFLDTAGRSEGTRGIDRHMRQVAETGRSLRDESFGQAASDLHRHAWNVEMWPVRDAEGRLVGTALAGLDSSEQHRARRRLALLNEAAAALGTTLDVVRTAEELVELLVPDFADFACVDLLDWVLDAEAPPLRSDADVVMRRVAHDSAGPRAPETVVPLGRTDVYPPYSPPARALRDGRAVLAGAGEPDFDRWTGERGTPSLPTGVPPPPAIHSELAVPLRARGTTLGVAVAVRNVHPDGYGVDDAVLAEELASRTAVCVDNARRFARERATALTLQHSLLPKVLPGQAAVEVAHRYLPSASAAGIGGDWFDIIPLSGTRVALVVGDVVGHGIPSTATMGRLCTAVRTLADVDLPPDELLTHLDDLVTHLAAEDPDGDVAELGATCLYAVYDPVSRRLAVAAAGHPAPALLLPDGTCRLVPVNAGPPLGVGGLPFEATELDVPQGSVVALYTDGLVEGRDRDIDHATRELCRALAVPVQSLDDLCDVVLKQVLPEEPGDDVALLLARTRALGAGQVATRDVPKDAEAVAAVRQWAVDLLAAWGLDEVAFVTELVVSELVTNAIRYGEPPIQLRLIRDRTLICEVSDTSSTSPHLRRAHAFDEGGRGLLLVAQLTQRWGSRQADGGKTIWAEQPLPPR; via the coding sequence ATGGACGACGCCTCCGCCGCGCTGGTCGTCGATGCCCGCGGCATCGTGACGGGGTGGAGCGAGGGGGCCCGGACACTGACCGGGCTCTCCGCCGACGAGGCCGTGGGACGCCCCGTACGGGTCTTGCTCGCCGACGAGCCCACGGAAGCGCGGAAGCCCGGGGAGCCCCGGCAGCCGCAGGAGCCGGAGGAGACGCCGCCCGGCGCCCCGCTCGTCCCCACAGGAATCGTCACCGTGCGTCATCGCGACGGCAGCCGGGTGACGCTCCGGCTGGCGGTCTGCCCGGTACGCGGCCCGGGCGACACGGACGCCGGGTACGTGATCACCGCGCGGCCCGCGGTGACCGCAGAGACCTCCCTGGCCGGCCGGGCCTTCCAGCAGTCGTCCCTCGCGATCTCCGTCCTCGACACCGCACACCGCTTCATCCGGCTCAACGACGCCGCCTGCGCCGCGATGGGCGGCACCGAGGAGACCCTGCTCGGGCACGGCTTCCTGGACACGGCGGGACGCAGCGAGGGCACCCGCGGCATCGACCGGCACATGCGCCAGGTCGCCGAGACGGGCAGGTCGCTGCGCGACGAGAGCTTCGGCCAGGCCGCCTCGGACCTGCACCGGCACGCCTGGAACGTCGAGATGTGGCCGGTGCGCGACGCCGAAGGCCGGCTGGTCGGCACCGCGCTGGCGGGACTGGACAGCAGCGAGCAGCACCGCGCCCGTCGCCGGCTGGCACTGCTCAACGAGGCGGCCGCCGCCCTCGGCACCACCCTGGACGTCGTGCGCACCGCCGAGGAACTCGTGGAACTGCTGGTCCCGGATTTCGCCGACTTCGCCTGCGTCGACCTGCTCGACTGGGTGCTCGACGCGGAGGCGCCCCCGCTGCGCTCCGACGCCGACGTCGTCATGCGCCGGGTCGCGCACGATTCCGCCGGACCGCGCGCCCCCGAGACGGTCGTCCCCCTCGGCCGCACGGACGTCTACCCGCCCTACTCGCCGCCCGCGCGGGCGCTGCGGGACGGCAGAGCGGTGCTCGCCGGAGCCGGCGAACCGGACTTCGACCGGTGGACGGGCGAGCGCGGCACCCCGTCGCTCCCGACGGGCGTGCCGCCGCCCCCCGCGATCCACTCGGAACTCGCCGTACCGCTGCGGGCCCGCGGCACCACCCTCGGCGTGGCGGTCGCCGTGCGCAACGTCCACCCCGACGGGTACGGCGTCGACGACGCCGTACTCGCCGAGGAGCTCGCCAGCCGGACGGCGGTGTGCGTGGACAACGCCCGCCGCTTCGCCCGGGAACGCGCCACCGCGCTGACCCTCCAGCACAGCCTGCTGCCCAAGGTGCTGCCCGGGCAGGCCGCCGTCGAGGTCGCCCACCGCTACCTGCCGTCCGCGTCCGCGGCCGGCATCGGCGGCGACTGGTTCGACATCATCCCGCTGTCCGGCACCCGGGTCGCCCTGGTCGTGGGGGACGTCGTCGGTCACGGCATCCCCTCCACCGCCACCATGGGACGGCTCTGCACGGCCGTACGCACCCTCGCGGACGTCGACCTGCCGCCCGACGAGCTGCTCACCCACCTGGACGACCTGGTCACCCATCTGGCCGCCGAGGACCCGGACGGCGACGTGGCGGAGCTGGGCGCCACCTGCCTGTACGCCGTCTACGACCCGGTCTCCCGGCGCCTGGCCGTGGCCGCCGCCGGCCATCCCGCGCCGGCCCTGCTGCTGCCCGACGGCACCTGCCGGCTCGTGCCCGTGAACGCGGGCCCGCCGCTGGGCGTCGGCGGACTGCCGTTCGAGGCGACCGAGCTGGATGTGCCGCAGGGCTCCGTCGTCGCCCTCTACACCGACGGTCTGGTCGAGGGGCGCGACCGCGACATCGACCACGCGACGCGGGAGCTGTGCCGCGCCCTCGCGGTGCCCGTCCAGTCGCTCGACGACCTGTGCGACGTCGTGCTGAAGCAGGTGCTGCCCGAGGAGCCGGGCGACGACGTCGCCCTGCTGCTCGCCCGCACCCGCGCCCTCGGCGCCGGCCAGGTCGCCACCCGGGACGTGCCGAAGGACGCCGAGGCGGTGGCCGCCGTCCGGCAGTGGGCGGTCGACCTGCTGGCCGCCTGGGGACTGGACGAGGTCGCCTTCGTCACCGAACTCGTGGTCAGCGAGCTGGTCACCAACGCCATCCGCTACGGCGAGCCCCCGATCCAGCTGCGGCTGATCCGCGACCGCACCCTCATCTGCGAGGTCTCCGACACCAGCTCCACCTCGCCCCACCTGCGGCGGGCGCACGCCTTCGACGAGGGGGGCAGGGGACTGCTGCTGGTCGCCCAGCTCACCCAGCGCTGGGGGAGCCGGCAGGCGGACGGCGGCAAGACCATCTGGGCGGAACAGCCCCTCCCGCCCCGCTGA
- a CDS encoding peroxiredoxin, whose protein sequence is MSGRVEKGDTVEDFAAPDETGTVRRLSELLADGPVVLFFYPAALSPGCTAQACHFRDLASEFAEVGARPVGVSADPVERQAEFAGRHTLGMPLLSDADGAIRERFGVKRGISVAPTKRATFVIGQDRTVLEVVRSELRMNTHADKALAALRDLRG, encoded by the coding sequence ATGAGCGGGCGCGTGGAGAAGGGCGACACGGTCGAGGACTTCGCGGCGCCGGACGAGACCGGCACCGTCCGCAGGCTGTCGGAGCTGCTCGCCGACGGCCCGGTGGTGCTGTTCTTCTACCCCGCCGCCCTGAGCCCCGGCTGCACCGCACAGGCCTGCCACTTCCGCGACCTCGCGTCCGAGTTCGCCGAGGTGGGGGCCCGCCCGGTGGGCGTCAGCGCGGACCCCGTGGAGCGGCAGGCGGAGTTCGCCGGACGGCACACGCTGGGCATGCCCCTGTTGTCGGACGCCGACGGCGCGATCCGGGAGCGGTTCGGTGTGAAGCGGGGCATCTCCGTGGCCCCCACCAAGCGGGCCACCTTCGTCATCGGGCAGGACCGGACCGTGCTGGAGGTCGTACGCAGCGAGCTGCGGATGAACACGCACGCCGACAAGGCGCTCGCCGCCCTGCGCGACCTGCGGGGCTGA
- a CDS encoding DoxX family protein translates to MSRSERSPLLLAGLLAVAGTAHFAAPRQFDHMVPRSLPGTPRAWTYASGAAELALAAGVALPRTRKAAALAAAALFVGVFPANVKMAVDWRHRPAPQRAAALGRLPLQVPLVMWARGVAKGAEGTA, encoded by the coding sequence GTGTCACGGTCCGAACGCTCGCCCCTGCTGCTCGCCGGCCTGCTGGCCGTCGCGGGCACCGCGCACTTCGCCGCGCCCCGCCAGTTCGACCACATGGTCCCGCGCTCCCTGCCCGGCACGCCGCGCGCCTGGACCTACGCGAGCGGCGCGGCCGAGCTGGCGCTGGCCGCCGGAGTGGCGCTGCCCCGGACCCGCAAGGCCGCCGCGCTGGCCGCGGCGGCCCTCTTCGTCGGAGTGTTCCCCGCCAACGTGAAGATGGCCGTCGACTGGCGCCACCGTCCCGCCCCGCAGCGGGCCGCCGCCCTCGGCCGGCTGCCGTTGCAGGTGCCGCTGGTGATGTGGGCGCGCGGCGTCGCCAAGGGTGCGGAGGGCACGGCATGA
- a CDS encoding MarR family winged helix-turn-helix transcriptional regulator: MATPPLPDGSPSPEVVDIERALYRITYLSSRARQHERLMAAAGVPLDRAGAALLRKMADAEPMRPGELAARLGVEASHVTRTVQHLEKSGHVVRVPDPDDRRAQRIQLTDAGRQAVARIRETGVRGMQAALAHWSPDDLRRLATLFHRMVDDFLAHAADEDTEPTPTR, encoded by the coding sequence ATGGCCACACCCCCGCTTCCCGACGGCTCCCCCTCCCCGGAGGTGGTCGACATCGAGCGCGCGCTGTACCGCATCACCTATCTGAGTTCGCGCGCCCGGCAGCACGAACGGCTGATGGCCGCGGCGGGGGTTCCGCTGGACCGGGCCGGTGCGGCGCTGCTGCGGAAGATGGCCGACGCCGAGCCGATGCGGCCGGGGGAGCTGGCGGCCCGGCTGGGGGTGGAGGCCTCGCACGTCACGCGCACGGTGCAGCACCTGGAGAAGTCCGGCCACGTCGTCCGTGTCCCCGACCCGGACGACCGCCGCGCCCAGCGCATCCAGCTCACGGACGCCGGCCGGCAGGCCGTCGCGCGGATCCGCGAGACCGGGGTGCGGGGCATGCAGGCGGCCCTGGCCCACTGGTCGCCCGACGACCTGCGCCGGCTCGCCACGCTCTTCCACCGGATGGTCGACGACTTCCTCGCCCACGCGGCCGACGAGGACACGGAACCCACGCCGACGCGCTGA